The DNA region CGATGCGAAACCGGCCGCTTAAATCCGCTTCGGCCACCAGATGCCGGAACACGGCTTCGGCCATCGGCGAACGGCAGATGTTTCCGAGGCACACAAACAAAACGCCGATCGGTTGTTGCTTGTCCTTCATTACGCTTTCCCCCCTGGTCAGATATTACTATAGGATTTCCGTCAGAACAACCTGCCGGTGATTTTTACGGTTGGGGGCCACTCTAAACGGCAGCAAAAGGCCCTGCCCGGGAGTATCCTCCCGGGCAGGGCCTCTATGAAGACGACGCTGGGCTGCCCCCGGTTGGGCAAATCCGCCGTCCCCGGGACAAACGCTACTCTTTCCGCACGACCGGAATCCAGATTTCGCTTTTGTACGTCGGCGAGGTGACGTCTGGGCTTTCGTTCCAGAGAATTTCCGGCCCTTCGGCCAGCTCGTAATTTACGGACGGGAACCACTCGGCGTATATTCGTCCCCAAACGTTTTGCAGTGTCTCGGGGAACGGCCCCACCGCTGTGAACACCGCCCATGTCGAAGCAGCGACTTCAAGCGATGCCAGATGAGCGGGACAGTCCCGCGTAGTGGCGACGCCGATATAGTGATCGAGTTCCCCTTGCTCCTTCATCCGGCCCTCCGAAAAATTCGCCGACGCGCTGATCATCCCGGCCGGCTCCACATTGGACAGCCCTTTCAGGAGCCGAATGGTCTCCTCGTCCAAGCTCTGCCACATTTCCGCGATCTGCGGATTGACACCGTGAAATTGGATCGGCACTCGTTTGGATAACCCCACAATCCGAAAAGCCTCTTTTTCCACAATACGATAGTTCATTTCGCTTCCTCCTTGAACGGTAAATTGGAAGGTCATACGCGGATAAGCTTTTAACGGTTGGCCTGGATTTCTCGCTTCGGACGGCATGATGCCGTGCATGACTTGAAACGCCCGGGCGAAAGCGTCCGCCGAGCCGTATCCGTATTTTACCGCTACGTCGATAATCCGGACATCTTGATGCTGCAGCTCGAACGCGGCCAGCGTCAGCCGCCTGCGGCGAATGTATTCGGACAACGTCACGCCGGCCAGAAAAGAAAACATCCGCTTGAAGTGATATTCCGAACAAACGGCGAGCCTGGCCGCTTCCTTATAATCGATTTCATCCGCCAGATGCTGCTCGATATAGTTTAAAGCGGCGTTTAAGTTTTTAAGCGAATCCATCGTCTGTACCTCCTTCACATTCACAGGATAACAGGATCAAGCTGGCCCGATCCGACTTTTCGTGCCCGAAAATAACGGGGGTGTTCATCTTGTGCTGCAGCCGGTTGGAGCAGCGGGCGTTTGGAGCAGCAGCGGGTTTTACCGCGTGCAAGCCCGGTAAGCGGTCGGGGAAATCCCCGTATGCGCCTTAAATTGGCGGGAGAAATGAGAGAGCTGCATGCCGAGCCGTTCGGCGATTTCGGCGATGCTCTCGTCGGTATACGTCAGCAGCCGCTTGGCTTCTTCCATTCGCTTGCGCTGCACGTAGTGCATCGGGGTGACGCCCATAATTTTTTTAAAATACGGGATAAAATAATTCGGATGCAGGTGGGCGATATCGGCCAGCGCTTCGATCTCTATCGGCTCGTGCAGGTGCTCCTGAATATACTTCAGCACGCCCGCCAGCTTGTTCCGCTCCGTAAACTGCATATAATCCTTCAAAAAGTCCCGGTATCCCCCTTCCTCCAGGCAGCAGGCCAACAAATTGAGCAGTCCGGCCTGGAGCCTTAAGCCCGCAAACGGCCCGCCCGCCTGGAACAGACCGATCATCGTCTCAAACGTCGTACGGACAAATTCCGGGTCGCGGACATCGCTGATGTACAGCTTGCTCCCCGCGTGAAACAGCGGCCACTCCCCCACCTGCGCGTCGAAATGGCAAAAATACCGGGTATACGGATTGTCCGGTGCGGTGAAGGTCGTTTGGCTCGATCCCGCCGGCATGATCATCAGTTGGTTCGGCCGCGGATAATACGTGGTTCCGTTGATGACCACCGCACCCTCGCCTTGGGCGATAAAATACAGCCGGTTGAAGCTCGGGGCTTGCTCCGCCCGGTTCCAGCCGGGGAACCCGCTTTTAAGCTGGACATGCGTTACCGTTACGGTCAGGCTTTCGGGCAGCCGCCCGGCCAGTTGCTCGGCTTCTTTCATAGGAATTATCGTCTCCCTCGTTTCCTTTGATCGTGGGTCCGGCAATTTACGGATTAATTTTGCAAGCACTTTCATTGGTTGTTTGATGTTCTTATTGTAGCATCGCGTTTTTACCAAATACACCTTAATTTTGTGCAAAATACCCTTAATCTTTGCCATTCTCATCGTTTGGAATTCAAGCTAAGCTAAGGGGGCATGAGATACATACTCGGCGGTTTAAAAACGGTAGCGGAGAGGGGAGCTTAAGGAGATTCGCCGTTACCGAACGGAACATCCCTCCACCCAAAAATTCGAGAAAGGCAGGGAGCATCATGGACAAAGTACGGTTTGGCATCATCGGTATCGGAAATATGGGGACGTCGCACGCGCTCTCTTTGATAGGCGACATTAAGGGGGCGGAGCTGACGGCCGTATGCGATTGGAACCCGGAAAGGCTGAACTGGGCAAAGGAGCGATTGCCGAGTGCGGTGCGCGCTTTTGACCAGGCGGAAGCCTTTTTCGCTGCGCGGGTTATGGACGCCGTGTTGATCGCAACGCCGCATTACGATCACCCGACGCTGGCGGTGCAGGCTTTTGAGAGCGGTTACCATGTGCTCGTGGAAAAGCCGGCCGGCGTGTACACCAAAGCGGTCCGCGAAATGAACGAAGCCGCCGCGAAATCCGGCAAGCGGTTCGGGATCATGTACAATCAGCGGACGAACCCGCTGTATGCGAAGCTGCGCGATCTAGTACTGTCCGGGGAGCTCGGAACGATCCGCAGGACGAACTGGATCATCACGAACTGGTATCGGTCGCAAAGCTACTATGATTCCGGCGGCTGGCGGGCGACCTGGGCCGGGGAAGGCGGCGGCGTGCTGCTGAACCAGGACCCGCACCAGCTTGACCTGTGGCAGTGGACGACCGGAATGATGCCGAAGCGGGTGCGGGCTTTTTGCCATTTCGGGAAGCACCGCAGCATCGAGGTCGAGGATGACGTCACCGCCTATGTGGAATACGAAAACGGCGCAACCGGCCTGTTCGTCACGACCACCGGCGAAACGCCGGGGACGAACCGGTTCGAGCTGGCGGGGGACAATGGGAAGATCGTCGTCGAGGACGGCAAGCTGACGTTTTGGCGCCTGCGCGTGCCGGAGCCGAAGTTCAACGCCGAATATACCGGCGGATTCGGGCAGCCGGAATGCTGGAAATGCGAAATCCCCGTGGAAGGCGGCATAGGTCCCCAGCACAAAGGCATCCTGCAAAATTTCACCAACGCGGTGCTGCACGGCGAACCGCTCTTGGCTCCGGGGGAAGAAGGCATCCTCGGCCTGACGATTTCCAACGCCATGCACCTGTCCGCCTGGACGGAGGATTGGGTGCAGCTGCCGCTCGATGAAGATTTATTCTACGAAAAGCTGCAGGAAAAAATCAAAACCTCGGTGTACCGCAAGGGCAGCGGGGGCGCAGGCGGCGGCAGAGTGCTGGACGTGTCGGGTACTCACTAACGGAGAGGCCAACTGGTTGGGCGAGGCTGATGGGGTTTGTAGAGGCAGATGGAGTTAGTGGAGGTTGATGGAGTTGGTAGAGGTTGGTGGGTGCTGGTGATCTGGGGGATCGGGCGATTGGGCGGGTAGGTGAACGGGTGGATGGACGGGTGGATGGACGGTTAGGCGGTTGGACGGGCGGTTGGACGGACGGGCGGTTGGACGGACGGGTGGATGAACGGTTAGGCGGTTGGACGTAAAAATAGCGGTAAAAAATGTCGTTATTTATTTTGTCCTCTACCTATTCAGGAAAATAAGGGAAAATTATGTCGCTATTTAAGGGACTGAGTGGAAAAATGCCCGTTCAGCCGGGGTTGCTCTAAAAATAGAGACAAAATTTGCCGCTATCTGAGTACAAAGCTCATGACGCTGCAAAATAAGGCCATAAAATGCCGCTATTTTTCCCCAACTATTCCCCTAGTACCTTTCCCTGCTACTTTTCCCTGCTACCTTTCCCTACTACTTCCCGATACTACTTTTCCCTACCACCTTTCCCTGCCACAGTAACCAATGCACCCCATTTTCATATCAGCCCCCCCCTATCTAAGAAAGCCGCCGTGCTAGTCCGACCGACCTGTTTTATGTATGCCGACAAGCTTATACCTAAGGATTACACCAAAGGAGGAGCGATGTAAGATGAAATTGTCCGTGTTTACGGTGGCCACGCCGGATTTGACGCCGGAGGAGCTGGTTCTGACGGCGCGGGAAGCCGGGCTGGATGGCGTCGAGTGGCGCTTCAAGGGGGTGCCCGCCGAAGCCAAGGATGAAGCGCCGTCGTTTTGGCGCAACAACCTGTGCTCGATTGACCCAGGACTTTCGGATACAGAAATGCTGCGGTTCAAGGAGATTACGGAGGCGCAGGGCCTGGAGGTCGTTAGCGTAACGCCGTACTTAAATTCCTTGAACCTGGAGGAGACGGATCGGGCCTTTCGGGCCGCCCGTCTGCTCGGGGCGAAGATGATCCGCGTCGGAGCGGCCGGCTACGACGGGTCTACACCCTATCCTGAACTGTACGAGGCCACCGTCCGCTATTTAAAGGAAGCCGAGCGGATGGCGAAGCAGTACGGGGTCAAAGGCGTTGTGGAAACGCATCACAATACGATCGCGCCAAGCGCCGGGCTCGCCCACCGGCTGGTCAGTCACTGTGATCCGGAATATATCGGCGTGCTGTTTGATCCCGGCAACATGGTGCATGAAGGGTATGAACGGTTCAAAATGGGGCTGGAGCTGCTCGGTCCTTATTTAGCGCATGTGCACGTGAAAAATGCCGTTTGGACGCAGGACGGCGCACGCGCGGACGGGACGGCCGGCTGGCGTTCCGAGTGGGCCCCGCTGGCAAGCGGGATCGTCGATTTCCGCACACTTCTCTATGACCTGAAATCCGCAGGTTATGACGGCTGCCTCGGCATCGAGGATTTCAGCGGCCAGTACGATTCCAAAACGCTGCTCAAAGCGTTTGCCGAATTTATGCGCGAAAGGATGTAAAACCGATGAACGAACCCTTCGAAAAGAACCCGACGACTCCGTCGAGCCCGTCGAGTCCGTCGAGTCCGTCGAATCCATCAAATCCGTCGAATCCATCAAACCCATCGAGTCCATCAAATCCATCGAATCCGACGAGTCCAATGAAGGCGCACGTCCCAGACCAGCAAAATGGCGGCGACTCCTCGCCCTCGTCCTCTCTCCAGCCCGAGTCTTTTCAGACGAGCGACGGCATGAATTACGCGCCGAAAGGACGGCCAAACCCCGTTGTGGGGCCGGGCGAGTTCGTGTTCGCGGCCGTCGCCCTCGACCATGGCCACATCTACGGCATGTCCGGCGGGCTGGTCGAAGCCGGGGCCACCCTGAAATGGGTCTATGATCCCGACCCGGCCAAGGTGAAGGCGTTCTCCGCGCAGTTTCCCCAGGCCGCTGCGGCCGACAGCCTCGAGCAGGTGCTTGCCGATCCCGAGGTCAAGCTGGTCGCGGCCGCGGCCGTCCCATCGGAACGCGGTCCGCTCGGCCTGCGGGTGATGGATGCGGGCAAAGACTATTTTACCGACAAAACGCCGTTTACGAGCCTGGACCAACTGGAAGCCGCCAGACAAAAGACGCGCGAGACGGGCAAAAAATACGCCGTCTATTACAGCGAGCGCCTTCACGTCGAATCCGCCGTGTACGCCGGCCAATTGGTCCGGGATGGAGCGATCGGCCGGGTGATTCAGATAACGGGCTTCGGTCCCCATCGCCTGAACGCCGCCTCGCGTCCGGAGTGGTTTTTCCGGAAAGAAAAATACGGCGGCATTCTCTGCGACATCGGCAGCCATCAAATCGAGCAGTTTCTGTACTACACCGGCTGCCAGGATGCGCAGGTGCTGCACAGCAAAGTCGCCAATTACCATCACCCGGAATACCCCGAGCTGGAGGATTACGGGGACGCCACCCTAGTCGGGGATAACGGGGCCACGCAGTATTTTCGCGTCGACTGGTTTACGCCGGACGGGCTCGGCACCTGGGGCGACGGGCGGACGTTTATTTTGGGCACCGAAGGGTACATCGAGCTGCGAAAATACACCGATATCGCCCGGGACGCCGGCGGCGATCACGTTTATCTCGTCAACCGGAGCGGGGAGCATTATTTTAACGTTCGCGGGCAGGTCGGCTACCCGTATTTCGGCGAGCTGATTTTCGACTGCATCCACCGGACGGAAAATGCCATGACCCAAGAGCATGCCTTTAAGGCCGCAGAATTATGCCTGAAAGCGCAGCAGCAAGCGTTGCGAATTTCTTAAGGAACGGAAGGGATTAGCGATGCGGGAACAAACAGGGGCGGCGATCGTCGGCTGCGGAACGATTTTTCCGGTACATGCCGGGGCTGTTAGCCGAATGAAAACCGCCAGCTTGAAGCTGGTCGTCGACACCGACAGGAGCAAAGCGGAGCAAGCCGCGGCCGAATACGGCTGTGAAGCGGCAGCGGATTATCGCGCCATTCTGGAACGTGACGACATTCAGGTCGTTCACTTATGTACGCCCCACCATTTGCATGCGGAAATGGCGGAAGCTCTGCTTCAAGCAGGCAAACATGTGCTGTGCGAAAAACCGCTGGCCCATAACTTGCAGGCGGCGGAGCGGCTGCTCAAGACTGCGCAGGAAGCGCCCGCTCAACTT from Paenibacillus macerans includes:
- a CDS encoding Gfo/Idh/MocA family protein → MNYAPKGRPNPVVGPGEFVFAAVALDHGHIYGMSGGLVEAGATLKWVYDPDPAKVKAFSAQFPQAAAADSLEQVLADPEVKLVAAAAVPSERGPLGLRVMDAGKDYFTDKTPFTSLDQLEAARQKTRETGKKYAVYYSERLHVESAVYAGQLVRDGAIGRVIQITGFGPHRLNAASRPEWFFRKEKYGGILCDIGSHQIEQFLYYTGCQDAQVLHSKVANYHHPEYPELEDYGDATLVGDNGATQYFRVDWFTPDGLGTWGDGRTFILGTEGYIELRKYTDIARDAGGDHVYLVNRSGEHYFNVRGQVGYPYFGELIFDCIHRTENAMTQEHAFKAAELCLKAQQQALRIS
- a CDS encoding AraC family transcriptional regulator, translated to MDSLKNLNAALNYIEQHLADEIDYKEAARLAVCSEYHFKRMFSFLAGVTLSEYIRRRRLTLAAFELQHQDVRIIDVAVKYGYGSADAFARAFQVMHGIMPSEARNPGQPLKAYPRMTFQFTVQGGSEMNYRIVEKEAFRIVGLSKRVPIQFHGVNPQIAEMWQSLDEETIRLLKGLSNVEPAGMISASANFSEGRMKEQGELDHYIGVATTRDCPAHLASLEVAASTWAVFTAVGPFPETLQNVWGRIYAEWFPSVNYELAEGPEILWNESPDVTSPTYKSEIWIPVVRKE
- a CDS encoding AraC family transcriptional regulator, yielding MKEAEQLAGRLPESLTVTVTHVQLKSGFPGWNRAEQAPSFNRLYFIAQGEGAVVINGTTYYPRPNQLMIMPAGSSQTTFTAPDNPYTRYFCHFDAQVGEWPLFHAGSKLYISDVRDPEFVRTTFETMIGLFQAGGPFAGLRLQAGLLNLLACCLEEGGYRDFLKDYMQFTERNKLAGVLKYIQEHLHEPIEIEALADIAHLHPNYFIPYFKKIMGVTPMHYVQRKRMEEAKRLLTYTDESIAEIAERLGMQLSHFSRQFKAHTGISPTAYRACTR
- a CDS encoding sugar phosphate isomerase/epimerase family protein → MKLSVFTVATPDLTPEELVLTAREAGLDGVEWRFKGVPAEAKDEAPSFWRNNLCSIDPGLSDTEMLRFKEITEAQGLEVVSVTPYLNSLNLEETDRAFRAARLLGAKMIRVGAAGYDGSTPYPELYEATVRYLKEAERMAKQYGVKGVVETHHNTIAPSAGLAHRLVSHCDPEYIGVLFDPGNMVHEGYERFKMGLELLGPYLAHVHVKNAVWTQDGARADGTAGWRSEWAPLASGIVDFRTLLYDLKSAGYDGCLGIEDFSGQYDSKTLLKAFAEFMRERM
- a CDS encoding Gfo/Idh/MocA family protein, which gives rise to MDKVRFGIIGIGNMGTSHALSLIGDIKGAELTAVCDWNPERLNWAKERLPSAVRAFDQAEAFFAARVMDAVLIATPHYDHPTLAVQAFESGYHVLVEKPAGVYTKAVREMNEAAAKSGKRFGIMYNQRTNPLYAKLRDLVLSGELGTIRRTNWIITNWYRSQSYYDSGGWRATWAGEGGGVLLNQDPHQLDLWQWTTGMMPKRVRAFCHFGKHRSIEVEDDVTAYVEYENGATGLFVTTTGETPGTNRFELAGDNGKIVVEDGKLTFWRLRVPEPKFNAEYTGGFGQPECWKCEIPVEGGIGPQHKGILQNFTNAVLHGEPLLAPGEEGILGLTISNAMHLSAWTEDWVQLPLDEDLFYEKLQEKIKTSVYRKGSGGAGGGRVLDVSGTH